The Caloranaerobacter sp. TR13 genome segment ATTTCTTAATAGCCTTGTATGCTTCTATAATCATCCATATTTCAAGTACCATTATGATAATTCCTATTATGAACAACAACCAATCTGAATTACTTGCATATTTTATAATATTATATACCATACCCCAACCTGTCATTAATATCATAAAGATCATTGGGATTAGTGTATATACAATTGGTTTCTTTTTCTTAGCTAGATATACTGTAATAACCAATAGTGCTAATCCTGCTAGCAATTGGTTTGTAGCACCAAATAATGGCCATAATATCAATGCACCTGCTCCGCCTGGTTTTGCTAATGCCAATAGTAAAGCAGTAATTACTGCAAATAGTGTTGCACCTGTTTTATTCGCGATTGGCTTGATATTCCATCCTTCTGCTAACTCACTAACAACATATCTTTGTATCCTTGTAGCTGTATCTAGAGTAGTTGCAGCAAAACTCACAATAAATACAGCAAGTATTGTTTTAGCAAATTCGCCGTTAATACCTATATGTGAAATAAAATTAGCTCCGCCATCAACAAAAGCTCCTAACTTAGCTCCTAGTCCACTTGCACTAGCCCAATCAGCATATCTTTGTGTCCATGCTGCTGCATCTCCTAATCCAGCCGTACAAGCTATAATAACAAGTATTGCAAGTACACCTTCAAGTAACATACCACCATATCCTATTGCCAAAGAATCTTCTTCCTCATTTAGCTGTTTCGAAGAAGTACCAGAAGATACTAAGCTGTGGAATCCCGAAATAGCACCACATGCTATAGTAATAAATAAGAATGGTAATATAGGAGGTGCGCCTTTAACAGCTGTATTTATAGCTGGAGCTGATATTGTAGGATGTGCAAATACTAATCCTATTATCAACAGAGCCATCGCTACTAATAACTCATGTGAGTTAATATAGTCTCTTGGTTGTAGTAAAGTTTGTACTGGTAGTATTGATGCAATAAATGCATAGATAAGTAATATGAAAACCCAAACTAAAATCTCTTGTAATCCAAAAATTTCAGGAATATGGAAATCATTTATATAAACTGCACCTATCCAAATTGTGAAGTACATT includes the following:
- a CDS encoding carbon starvation protein A, whose translation is MNSLLLAVLTYFGFIIAYKTYGKFLGRKLFELSNKNKTPSHIINDGVDYVPTRKSILFGHHFTSIAGTGPIVGPAIGVIWGWVPAVLWVFIGSIFMGAVHDLGALVISTRKKGKSLGDVTKDIVSPTSRVLFLLVIFFLLLIVIAIFAMIIGKLFIMYPASVFPVWMEIPIALLMGYLVYKKKMNVKWLSIIAIILMYFTIWIGAVYINDFHIPEIFGLQEILVWVFILLIYAFIASILPVQTLLQPRDYINSHELLVAMALLIIGLVFAHPTISAPAINTAVKGAPPILPFLFITIACGAISGFHSLVSSGTSSKQLNEEEDSLAIGYGGMLLEGVLAILVIIACTAGLGDAAAWTQRYADWASASGLGAKLGAFVDGGANFISHIGINGEFAKTILAVFIVSFAATTLDTATRIQRYVVSELAEGWNIKPIANKTGATLFAVITALLLALAKPGGAGALILWPLFGATNQLLAGLALLVITVYLAKKKKPIVYTLIPMIFMILMTGWGMVYNIIKYASNSDWLLFIIGIIIMVLEIWMIIEAYKAIKKSKEIEETIES